A stretch of the Salmo salar chromosome ssa20, Ssal_v3.1, whole genome shotgun sequence genome encodes the following:
- the LOC106581512 gene encoding aldehyde dehydrogenase family 3 member A2 isoform X2 produces the protein MEMQVVQRARETFLTRRSRPLEFRVQQLKSLQRMITDRQGEIATALKQDINRSQYDTPLLELIGLENEISLAVSKLAQWDAPRPVEKSLLTISDQVYIQPEPLGVVLIIGAWNYPWALTLQPLVGAIAAGNAAVVKPSELSENSASLLKALLPRYLDQELYPVVCGGVSETQELLRQRFDHIFYTGNSTVGKLVMEAAARHLTPVTLELGGKSPCYIDKNVDLRVACRRITWGKFVNCGQTCIAPDYILCEPSIQNRVVEGIRQTLLEFYGPDPKSSPDYGRIINQRHFNRVMALLDGYTAALGGQSDSSQRYIAPTVVKDVPPYARLMQEEIFGPLLPIVTISDVDDAIHFISEREKPLAIYVFSSNKKVIKRMLAETTSGGVTVNDVMMHYTLNSLPFGGVGQSGTGRYHGKHTFDQFSHHRACLVKSLGMERVNMPRYPPQNHQKARRVRLAMRTPLVDFSKGTYIWAVTASIVALGLLVVLTVILILAAGVSCTCW, from the exons ATGGAGATGCAGGTGGTGCAGCGGGCCAGGGAGACCTTCCTTACCAGGAGGTCGCGACCCCTGGAGTTCAGAGTTCAGCAGCTCAAGTCCCTCCAGAGGAtgatcacagacagacagggagagattgccACCGCCCTCAAACAGGACATCAACAGG AGCCAGTACGACACTCCGCTGTTGGAGCTGATCGGCCTGGAGAATGAGATTAGCCTGGCTGTGTCGAAGCTGGCGCAGTGGGATGCTCCTCGGCCAGTAGAGAAGAGCCTCCTCACCATCTCAGACCAG GTGTACATCCAGCCAGAGCCCCTGGGAGTGGTCCTCATCATTGGGGCCTGGAACTACCCCTGGGCCCTCACCCTGCAGCCCCTGGTCGGGGCCATCGCTGCTG gcaaTGCTGCTGTGGTGAAGCCATCTGAGCTGAGTGAAAACTCTGCTAGTCTCCTCAAAGCTCTGCTCCCACGATATCTGGACCAG GAGCTGTACCCTGTAGTGTGTGGGGGCGTCTCAGAGACCCAGGAGTTGCTGCGTCAGCGTTTCGACCATATCTTCTACACAGGGAACAGCACTGTGGGTAAACTGGTGATGGAGGCCGCAGCCCGACACCTCACCCCCGTGACCCTGGAGCTGGGGGGGAAGAGCCCCTGTTACATCGATAAGAACGTCGACCTCAGAGTTGCATGCCG GCGTATCACCTGGGGGAAGTTTGTGAACTGCGGTCAGACGTGCATTGCCCCAGACTACATCCTGTGTGAACCCAGCATCCAGAACAGGGTGGTGGAGGGCATCCGGCAGACACTACTG GAGTTCTATGGGCCCGACCCCAAATCCTCCCCTGACTATGGCCGCATCATCAACCAGCGCCACTTCAACCGCGTGATGGCTCTACTGGATGGCTACACAGCGGCGCTAGGTGGCCAGAGTGACTCATCACAGCGCTACATTG cccccacggtggtgaaggaCGTGCCCCCCTATGCTAGGCTGATGCAGGAGGAGATCTTCGGCCCTCTGTTGCCCATAGTAACCATCAGCGACGTAGATGACGCCATCCACTtcatcagtgagagagagaagccccTGGCGATCTACGTGTTCTCCTCCAACAAGAAG GTGATAAAGCGAATGCTGGCTGAGACTACCAGTGGCGGGGTGACAGTCAACGACGTTATGATGCACTACACCCTCAACTCTCTGCCCTTTGGGGGTGTAG GTCAGAGTGGAACAGGCAGGTATCATGGAAAACACACCTTTGATCAGTTCAGCCACCATCGAGCGTGTCTGGTCAAGTCCTTGGGCATGGAGAGGGTCAACATGCCGCGGTACCCACCCCAGAACCACCAGAAGGCTCGCAGGGTCAGGCTGGCCATGAGGACCCCACTGGTTGACTTCTCCAAGGGCACCTACATCTGGGCCGTGACGGCGTCCATTGTGGCTCTGGGACTCCTGGTCGTCCTGACTGTGATTCTAATACTAGCGGCCGGCGTCAGCTGCACCTGTTGGTGA
- the LOC106581512 gene encoding aldehyde dehydrogenase, dimeric NADP-preferring isoform X1, whose translation MEMQVVQRARETFLTRRSRPLEFRVQQLKSLQRMITDRQGEIATALKQDINRSQYDTPLLELIGLENEISLAVSKLAQWDAPRPVEKSLLTISDQVYIQPEPLGVVLIIGAWNYPWALTLQPLVGAIAAGNAAVVKPSELSENSASLLKALLPRYLDQELYPVVCGGVSETQELLRQRFDHIFYTGNSTVGKLVMEAAARHLTPVTLELGGKSPCYIDKNVDLRVACRRITWGKFVNCGQTCIAPDYILCEPSIQNRVVEGIRQTLLEFYGPDPKSSPDYGRIINQRHFNRVMALLDGYTAALGGQSDSSQRYIAPTVVKDVPPYARLMQEEIFGPLLPIVTISDVDDAIHFISEREKPLAIYVFSSNKKVIKRMLAETTSGGVTVNDVMMHYTLNSLPFGGVGQSGTGRYHGKHTFDQLSHHRACLVKSLGMEEVNMPRYPPQNCQNARRVRLTMRTPLVDFSRKTYIWAVTATVFAFGLLVTLTAILLIAGGLNCTCWRVWQIWR comes from the exons ATGGAGATGCAGGTGGTGCAGCGGGCCAGGGAGACCTTCCTTACCAGGAGGTCGCGACCCCTGGAGTTCAGAGTTCAGCAGCTCAAGTCCCTCCAGAGGAtgatcacagacagacagggagagattgccACCGCCCTCAAACAGGACATCAACAGG AGCCAGTACGACACTCCGCTGTTGGAGCTGATCGGCCTGGAGAATGAGATTAGCCTGGCTGTGTCGAAGCTGGCGCAGTGGGATGCTCCTCGGCCAGTAGAGAAGAGCCTCCTCACCATCTCAGACCAG GTGTACATCCAGCCAGAGCCCCTGGGAGTGGTCCTCATCATTGGGGCCTGGAACTACCCCTGGGCCCTCACCCTGCAGCCCCTGGTCGGGGCCATCGCTGCTG gcaaTGCTGCTGTGGTGAAGCCATCTGAGCTGAGTGAAAACTCTGCTAGTCTCCTCAAAGCTCTGCTCCCACGATATCTGGACCAG GAGCTGTACCCTGTAGTGTGTGGGGGCGTCTCAGAGACCCAGGAGTTGCTGCGTCAGCGTTTCGACCATATCTTCTACACAGGGAACAGCACTGTGGGTAAACTGGTGATGGAGGCCGCAGCCCGACACCTCACCCCCGTGACCCTGGAGCTGGGGGGGAAGAGCCCCTGTTACATCGATAAGAACGTCGACCTCAGAGTTGCATGCCG GCGTATCACCTGGGGGAAGTTTGTGAACTGCGGTCAGACGTGCATTGCCCCAGACTACATCCTGTGTGAACCCAGCATCCAGAACAGGGTGGTGGAGGGCATCCGGCAGACACTACTG GAGTTCTATGGGCCCGACCCCAAATCCTCCCCTGACTATGGCCGCATCATCAACCAGCGCCACTTCAACCGCGTGATGGCTCTACTGGATGGCTACACAGCGGCGCTAGGTGGCCAGAGTGACTCATCACAGCGCTACATTG cccccacggtggtgaaggaCGTGCCCCCCTATGCTAGGCTGATGCAGGAGGAGATCTTCGGCCCTCTGTTGCCCATAGTAACCATCAGCGACGTAGATGACGCCATCCACTtcatcagtgagagagagaagccccTGGCGATCTACGTGTTCTCCTCCAACAAGAAG GTGATAAAGCGAATGCTGGCTGAGACTACCAGTGGCGGGGTGACAGTCAACGACGTTATGATGCACTACACCCTCAACTCTCTGCCCTTTGGGGGTGTAG GTCAGAGTGGAACAGGCAGGTATCATGGGAAACACACCTTTGACCAGTTAAGCCACCATCGGGCGTGTCTGGTCAAGTCCCTGGGCATGGAGGAGGTCAACATGCCGCGGTACCCACCCCAGAACTGCCAGAACGCTCGCAGGGTCAGGCTGACCATGAGGACCCCACTGGTTGACTTCTCTAGGAAAACCTACATCTGGGCCGTGACGGCCACCGTCTTTGCTTTCGGTCTCTTGGTCACCTTGACTGCCATCCTGCTAATTGCTGGTGGCCTGAACTGCACCTGTTGGAGGGTCTGGCAAATCTGGCGCTAG